A window of Clostridioides sp. ES-S-0010-02 genomic DNA:
TCATCATTTCCGCCTATTCCACTTCCATTATCACGCTTTTTACCTATAGTATCAATTTCATCTATAAACACTATACATGGAGCTTTTTCTTTAGCTTGTTTAAATAAATCACGTATTCTAGATGCTCCCATACCTACAAACATCTCAACAAATTCAGAACCAGATATTGAGAAAAATGGTACATCTGCTTCACCTGCCACAGCTTTTGCAAGTAGTGTCTTTCCTGTTCCTGGAGGCCCTACTAAAAGTGCACCTTTTGGCATTTGTGCTCCTATTTTTTTGTATTTTTCTGGATTGTGTAAGAAATCTACTATCTCGCTTAGAGCTTCTTTTGCCTCATCTTGACCAGCTACATCATTAAATCTTTTTCCACTTTGAGCAGATACATACATTTTGGCATTACTCTTTCCAAATTGCATACTATTGCCACCCATTCGTTTTTGCATTGATTTCATCATTAAATTACCAAATAGCATAAGAATACCTATAGGTACTATCCATGTAAGTAAAATACTCAAAAGAGGTGAATTTTCTTTAGGAATAATCTTAGTAAATTCTACTTTTGCATCTTTTAATCTATCAACTAGTTCTGGGTCATCCATTCTACCAGTTATGTATATATTTTTATCCTTACTACTAGATGGGCTTATTGCAATTTTATTACTTTCTATTTCAACAGATTTAACCTTTCCTGAATCTAACATTGTAAGAAATTTTCCATAATCAATCTCAACCATTTTTTTATCCATTAGACTTGGAAATATTAAAGCATTTAAAAACATTACTACTATTATTATTATTGTATAATAATAGAGTATTGACCTCTTTTGTGGTTTGTGTTCATCCATAATTTTGTTCTCCTTTAAATTAATTTTATGTTATTTGCAATCAATATGAGTTAAAAGCTTATTTAATTTTTCTAAGCCCTCTATTATATCTTCCATATCTTGCAATTTTTCACTAGTCATATTTTCAAAATAGTCATCAAAAATACTACTTGAAATATTTTCTTGTATATCCAGCGATTTTTCTGTAACTTTAACTTTTACAATTCGTTGGTCTTCTTTATCTCTTATACGATTTAAAAATCCATTTTTTTCGAGTCTTTGACATATTACTGACACATTGCTATTTGTCATATTCAAATTTTTACCTAAATCACTTATTTTTTTCTCTCCATGTTCACATAGTTCTGATAAAATCAAAGCTTGTACTGCTGTAATCCCAAGTGGTTGATAGAACTGACTTAATGAAGTTGTAAATTTGATATTTATATCTCTAGTTAATTCTAGCAGTGCTTTTTTAAAACTTATCTCATCCATATAAATTCTCCCTGTAAAAATACTTTATTTTACTAATATTTTTAACTTTAAATTCAAAAATATTTTATAAATAATCCTTAACACTATAAATATTTAATGTATTAAATATTATAGTATTAAGGATTTATTGTCAATAACAATATTGTAACTTCAGTTATAAATAGTTTATCTTATCTTATTGAAATTTTTGAATAAGATATTTTTAATAAAAAATCGATGTATTTATTTTACACCGATTCCTCTCATTTTAATCTTATTCAAAAATAAAAATCTAAAGTTATTTACTATTACAATAAATTTAATCTTCTGTTAACATATTATATACAAAATCAAAACTTCCTTTATGTGCTCCCAAGGTCGTTTCCATAATACAAACAAATGCCTTTGCTTTTTGCAGTATTTCATCATTATCCCAATCAAACATGCCTTTATCAAATATACACTCAGAAGAAACAAGTAAAAACTCTATTGTCTCTTTTGGATATTTTGTATTGAATACACCTTCTCTTATACCTTGTTCTACTACCTCTGTTAATATAGGTGTAAAATTTAAAATAGTTTTGACTATTGTCTTTTGATGCATCTCAGCATTGTTGGGTTGTTGAAATTGGTTAATCACTTTTTCTTTACTTCCTCCAACTTTAGGTCTTTGAGATATTAATATCTGAAAGAACTTTTCAATAACTGGAATATCTGGATTTGAAGCAATTTCTTTCAACATCTTTATATCATTATCTATAATTCTAGTTATAATTTCATCCATTACCTCTTCTTTAGATTTAAAATAGTAATAAAATGTTCCTTTTGCAATTCCAATCTCATTTAAAATATCATTTACAGTAGTTTTTGTATAACCTTTAGTACAAAAAAGCATTTCAGCTGTATCAAGTATTTCATTTTTACGTTCTTCAGGGTCTTTTATAATTCTCATATACTTTCTCCTTTCAATAGACCAACAGTCGGTTTAGTTTTATTATATAAAACTACTTTTATAATGTCAATTTTATAAAATAAAAATAAGGTATAAAGAAGTATGATAATTACTTTTATACCTTATAGATTCTCATATTTTTTAGTTGCGTTTTATATTATTAGATAGTTTTTTATCCAATTTCTAAACAAAAGTTCTGAATGCTTTTTCCATTTAACAGTTGGTTCTTTTGAAGGATCATCATTTATATAATAATTTTTAGGTATTGAGATTTTATCACCTCTATCTACATCTCTTTTATATTCTTTATCTAAAGTGTATTTATCATACTCACTGTGACCCATTACAAATACATCTCTTGAATTTGTAATTATATAAGGACCAGCTTCTTTAGAATGGCTTACAATGCTCAATTCATCATTATTTTTCAAAGTTTCAATATTTACAGTAGTGTGTCTTGAATGTGGAGCAAAAAACTCTTTTTCAAATCCATCTACTATCTTACTATTTTTATCCACTTCATGCTTAAATACTCCAAAACATTTTTGACTTAATGGAAGTTTTTTTACATTGTAGTATTTGTAAAGACCTGCTTGAGCTGCCCAACATATATATAATGTCGATTTAGCCTTTCTTTTAGAATAATCCATAATATCTTTTAGTTCATCCCAATAATCAACTTCTTCAAACTCCATTTGTTCAACTGGAGCTCCTGTTATTATAAAACCATCAAAAGATTCTTTTTTTGCTTCATCAAATGTTTTATAAAAATTCTTAACATATTCATTACAACTTCTTTTACTCTCTCTTGTTGAGATTTTAATAAATTCTACAGATACATTAAAACCTGTCTTGTCTATTCTTCTAAGTAAATCTAGCTCTGTATCTATTTTTATTGGCATTAGATTTAATATAGCTATTTTAGTATCTATATTTTCTTTGTATTCTAAATCTTTATTAAAGTCTTCTTTACAAATTACATCTATTCCTTCATCTAATAATTTATTAATAACAGGTAGTCCCTTTGGTAGTATTAAAGCCATATCTTTTCACTTCTCTTTCTCTTATACTATTAGAAATTTAAAGCTTGATTTAAATCAGCTATTAAATCCTCTACATTTTCTATTCCAACAGATAATCTTATTAGGGAAGGTAATACTCCAGACGCAATTAATTGTTCTTCTGTTAATTGTCTGTGAGTAGTTGAAGCTGGATGTATAACACAAGTTCTTACATCTGATACATGAGTTACTAATGCTGCTATTTGTAGTTTTTCCACAAATTTTTTAGCATTTTCAAGTCCTCCTTTTACTCCAAATGATAAAACTCCACTACATCCTTTTGATAGATATTTCTTGGCATTTCCATAATACTTATTATTTTCAAGCCCTGGATAGTTAATCCAATCTACATTTTTATGTTTTTCTAAAAACTCAGCTATCTTAAGTGCATTTTCACTATGTCTCTCCATTCTAAGATGTAGTGTTTCAATATTTAAATTAGTAAGATATGCGTTAAATGGACTCAGGCAATTTCCATAGTCTCTAAGTAATTGAACTCTTGTTTTAGTAGCATATGCAGCATTGCCAAACTTCTCAGTATAACTTATTCCATGATATGTTGGGTCTGGCTCAACTAATTCTGGAAATTTCCCATTGTCCCAGTTAAAATTTCCACCATCTACTATAATTCCACCAACACTTGAAGCATGGCCATCTAAGTATTTTGTAGTAGAATGAGTGACTATGTTTGCTCCATATTTTAGCGGATTACAAAGTATTGGTGATGCTAATGAGTTATCAACTATAAATGGAACATTAATTCTTTTAGCTACATTTGCTATTTTTTCAAAATCTATAACTTCAAGAGTTGGATTTGCAAGTGTTTCTGCAAATACAACTTTAGTATTTTCATTTGCAAGTTCTACTATTTCATCTTCGCTTGCATCTAAATCAAATGATATTAAATCTATTCCAAATTTTTTAAGACTAGGCCCTAATAAATTAAATGTTCCTCCATATACTTTTGAAGAACAAAGTATACTATCTCCAGATTTACATATATTTAAAACTGCTAACATATTTGCAGATTGACCTGATGATACAGCAACAGATGATACTCCTCCCTCTAACAAACTTATCTTTTCTTCAAAAGCTTGAACTGTAGGATTACTTATTCTGGAATACATATGACCATCAGCTTTTAAATCAAATAAGTCAGCAAGTTGGTCTATACTACTATATTTAAAAGTTGTACTTTGATATAAAGGTAAAACTCTTGGTTCTCCATTTCCTGGCTTATAATTTCCTTGCACACATATTGTTTCTTTGTTATACATTTTTGTATCCCCCTTAGATTTTAATTAAGAAAATTAAACTATTTGTCAGATGAGATTTAAAATAAATAAAGCCTGAGTATATAACTCAGGCTCTGTATAAGCTTAATTATACTCATCTCTCAGCTTTCGCCGCAGGATTTAGCACCAATGTATATAAATATACTGGTTGCCGGGTTTCATAGGGCCAGTCCCTCCACCTCTCTGGATAAGATTTATTTAATTTTTCTATGTTTTATATCTTATATTTTTTTCCTAATTTTGTCAACTATTTTTCATATAATTTTCTTTTAAGAAATTTTCCAACCTCTACTTGCACTACAGACATTATAGCTAAAATCACTGTTACAAGCCACTGTGAGCTATTTAAAACAGTTAAATTAAATGCATCTCTAAAATTAGGGACAAATAATATAACTGCCATAAGCAAAGCAGAAGTTAAAAATGAGATTAAAAGAAATGGGTTTTTAGCACTATTTCTAGTAAACATAGAATCTGTATTTGAACGCTGGCTAAATGCACGCAACATTTGTGAAAATGCTAAT
This region includes:
- a CDS encoding MarR family transcriptional regulator, whose translation is MDEISFKKALLELTRDINIKFTTSLSQFYQPLGITAVQALILSELCEHGEKKISDLGKNLNMTNSNVSVICQRLEKNGFLNRIRDKEDQRIVKVKVTEKSLDIQENISSSIFDDYFENMTSEKLQDMEDIIEGLEKLNKLLTHIDCK
- a CDS encoding TetR/AcrR family transcriptional regulator → MRIIKDPEERKNEILDTAEMLFCTKGYTKTTVNDILNEIGIAKGTFYYYFKSKEEVMDEIITRIIDNDIKMLKEIASNPDIPVIEKFFQILISQRPKVGGSKEKVINQFQQPNNAEMHQKTIVKTILNFTPILTEVVEQGIREGVFNTKYPKETIEFLLVSSECIFDKGMFDWDNDEILQKAKAFVCIMETTLGAHKGSFDFVYNMLTED
- the metA gene encoding homoserine O-succinyltransferase; protein product: MALILPKGLPVINKLLDEGIDVICKEDFNKDLEYKENIDTKIAILNLMPIKIDTELDLLRRIDKTGFNVSVEFIKISTRESKRSCNEYVKNFYKTFDEAKKESFDGFIITGAPVEQMEFEEVDYWDELKDIMDYSKRKAKSTLYICWAAQAGLYKYYNVKKLPLSQKCFGVFKHEVDKNSKIVDGFEKEFFAPHSRHTTVNIETLKNNDELSIVSHSKEAGPYIITNSRDVFVMGHSEYDKYTLDKEYKRDVDRGDKISIPKNYYINDDPSKEPTVKWKKHSELLFRNWIKNYLII
- a CDS encoding O-acetylhomoserine aminocarboxypropyltransferase/cysteine synthase: MYNKETICVQGNYKPGNGEPRVLPLYQSTTFKYSSIDQLADLFDLKADGHMYSRISNPTVQAFEEKISLLEGGVSSVAVSSGQSANMLAVLNICKSGDSILCSSKVYGGTFNLLGPSLKKFGIDLISFDLDASEDEIVELANENTKVVFAETLANPTLEVIDFEKIANVAKRINVPFIVDNSLASPILCNPLKYGANIVTHSTTKYLDGHASSVGGIIVDGGNFNWDNGKFPELVEPDPTYHGISYTEKFGNAAYATKTRVQLLRDYGNCLSPFNAYLTNLNIETLHLRMERHSENALKIAEFLEKHKNVDWINYPGLENNKYYGNAKKYLSKGCSGVLSFGVKGGLENAKKFVEKLQIAALVTHVSDVRTCVIHPASTTHRQLTEEQLIASGVLPSLIRLSVGIENVEDLIADLNQALNF